One window of Candidatus Nanosynbacter sp. HMT-352 genomic DNA carries:
- the tig gene encoding trigger factor: protein MKTTVKKLSDTKVQLTISLGASELADAEQVSLMKLARDIKVPGFRKGKVPASIAAKHIDPNVLQEQVLENALSKAVAEAFLQEKLQALDRPSVEVKKFVPGSELEFTAEVEVIPPVKLGDYKKLTAKKEVAKVEDKDVDEVIERIRKNYSEKSEVKRAAKAGDEAVIDFTGKKDGVAFDGGSAKEYGLKLGEGQFIPGFEEGVIGHKAGEEFDLKLKFPEDYHAENLAGQDVVFTVKLHKVNELKLPELNDEFAAKCGPFTEMKEVKADIKRELTAQKEREADEKFKDALVGELTEKSKAALPELLVEDQLRSIERDLTQNLMYSGLSLDSYLKTQGFKDKDEWVKKEARPAAEKRVKAGLVLAELSKELKIEASRDEIQEQINFFKQQYGKDKKILEQFDNPNVHRDIANRMITDKTVAKLVELNTKK from the coding sequence ATGAAGACTACTGTAAAAAAACTATCAGATACTAAAGTTCAATTGACGATTTCTTTGGGCGCTAGCGAATTGGCTGACGCGGAGCAGGTTTCCTTGATGAAGTTGGCGCGTGACATCAAAGTTCCAGGTTTCCGCAAAGGAAAAGTTCCCGCAAGCATAGCCGCTAAGCACATTGATCCGAATGTGCTTCAGGAGCAGGTTCTGGAGAATGCTTTGTCAAAGGCAGTAGCTGAGGCGTTTTTGCAGGAAAAATTGCAAGCTTTAGATCGACCTAGTGTTGAAGTTAAGAAGTTTGTTCCTGGTTCTGAGTTGGAATTTACGGCTGAAGTTGAAGTTATTCCGCCAGTAAAATTGGGCGATTACAAAAAATTGACAGCGAAAAAAGAAGTAGCCAAGGTCGAGGATAAAGATGTCGACGAGGTTATTGAGCGAATCCGTAAAAACTACTCTGAAAAATCAGAGGTCAAGCGTGCCGCTAAGGCTGGCGACGAAGCCGTGATTGACTTTACGGGAAAGAAAGACGGTGTGGCGTTTGACGGTGGTTCGGCTAAGGAATATGGCTTGAAGCTTGGCGAAGGTCAATTCATTCCTGGATTTGAAGAAGGTGTGATTGGTCATAAGGCTGGTGAAGAGTTCGATTTGAAACTGAAATTCCCAGAGGATTATCACGCTGAGAATCTGGCAGGTCAAGACGTTGTGTTTACCGTGAAACTTCACAAGGTTAATGAATTGAAATTGCCAGAACTAAACGATGAATTTGCTGCAAAATGTGGTCCATTTACAGAGATGAAAGAAGTAAAAGCAGATATCAAGCGTGAACTCACCGCACAAAAAGAGCGTGAAGCTGATGAGAAATTTAAGGACGCGTTAGTTGGTGAGTTGACGGAAAAAAGTAAAGCCGCGCTGCCAGAACTTTTGGTTGAGGATCAATTGCGATCAATCGAGCGTGATTTGACTCAGAATTTGATGTATAGCGGACTGAGTTTGGATAGCTATTTGAAGACTCAGGGCTTCAAGGATAAAGATGAGTGGGTGAAGAAAGAGGCTCGTCCAGCGGCCGAAAAGCGCGTTAAGGCTGGTCTAGTATTGGCTGAATTGTCAAAAGAATTGAAGATTGAGGCTTCTCGTGATGAGATTCAAGAACAGATTAATTTCTTTAAGCAGCAATACGGCAAAGATAAGAAAATATTAGAGCAATTTGATAATCCAAACGTCCACCGTGACATTGCCAACCGAATGATTACAGATAAGACCGTTGCTAAATTGGTTGAATTAAACACGAAGAAATAG
- the typA gene encoding translational GTPase TypA, with translation MKDASKIRNIAIIAHVDHGKTTMVDGLLKQSRTFRDNQAEMSQELIMDSGDQEHERGITITAKQTSIFYGDYKINIIDTPGHADFSGEVERTLNMADGVLLIVDAQEGPMPQTKFVLAKALELGLKPVVIINKIDKPARRIAEVEDELSDLFLELATDDSQLQYPIYYAIGRDGKSWKEIPANTDEDADLTPIFDAIINDIPAPDVTEDGAFQLLVTSLQYDTFQGKYAIGRIARGSVKRGLQVSLMKNGEVAGSARIEKVFGYRGLNREELDEAFAGDIVALVGVADAHIGDTIADKEQPEALPTIDIEAPTLSMYLGPNTSPMKGREGEFTTSRQIGDRLKRELETNVALRVEENGIGFTISGRGELHLSVLIETMRREGFEFEVGRPQVVTITEDGVEKEPIEELQIEVGSEFIGAISQELGARHAEMKSQETTTAGAARLTYILPTRALIGLRNILLTATRGTVIMNSLPHGYQPLGGKLPKTRNGVLIAFEAGTTTPYALQAAEARGELLVGPGTEVYAGMIVGIYNRQEDIEINVCKAKHLTNMRSKSSDGTVQLTPFTQFSLEQCIDFIEDDELLEVTPKSLRLRKRYLDANERKRAAKQ, from the coding sequence ATGAAGGACGCTAGCAAGATTCGAAACATTGCCATTATTGCCCACGTCGACCACGGCAAAACGACCATGGTTGACGGGCTATTAAAGCAGTCGCGAACATTCCGCGACAACCAAGCCGAGATGAGCCAGGAATTGATTATGGATTCCGGCGATCAAGAGCACGAGCGCGGTATCACCATCACCGCCAAACAAACGTCGATTTTTTACGGCGACTACAAAATAAACATCATTGATACGCCAGGACACGCCGATTTCTCTGGCGAAGTTGAGCGAACCTTGAATATGGCTGACGGCGTTTTGCTGATTGTGGACGCGCAGGAAGGTCCGATGCCTCAGACCAAATTCGTATTAGCGAAGGCGCTTGAGCTGGGACTGAAGCCTGTTGTGATTATCAATAAGATTGACAAGCCGGCCAGGCGAATTGCCGAGGTTGAAGACGAGTTGAGCGATCTGTTTTTGGAGCTAGCAACCGACGATTCTCAATTGCAATATCCAATTTATTACGCAATCGGACGCGACGGAAAATCATGGAAAGAAATTCCTGCAAACACCGACGAAGATGCGGATTTGACGCCAATTTTTGACGCGATTATTAACGACATTCCAGCGCCAGACGTGACAGAAGATGGCGCATTTCAATTGCTTGTTACCAGCTTACAATATGACACATTTCAAGGAAAATACGCGATTGGGCGAATTGCTCGCGGATCTGTTAAGCGTGGCTTGCAAGTCAGTTTGATGAAAAATGGCGAAGTCGCGGGCTCTGCACGAATTGAGAAAGTTTTTGGCTATCGCGGCTTGAATCGCGAAGAACTTGACGAAGCTTTTGCTGGCGACATTGTGGCGCTGGTTGGCGTGGCTGACGCGCATATTGGTGATACGATTGCCGACAAAGAACAGCCTGAGGCGCTGCCGACAATTGACATTGAAGCGCCAACTCTGAGCATGTACCTCGGACCGAACACCAGCCCAATGAAAGGTCGCGAGGGCGAGTTTACGACATCCAGGCAAATTGGCGACCGATTGAAGCGAGAGCTTGAAACCAACGTGGCGCTACGTGTTGAGGAAAACGGAATTGGCTTTACAATTTCTGGACGTGGCGAATTGCACTTGAGTGTTTTGATTGAAACCATGCGACGCGAGGGCTTTGAGTTTGAAGTTGGACGACCGCAAGTTGTTACAATTACCGAAGATGGCGTCGAAAAAGAACCGATTGAAGAATTGCAAATTGAAGTCGGAAGCGAATTTATCGGCGCGATCAGCCAAGAGCTTGGCGCGCGACACGCTGAAATGAAATCTCAGGAAACAACCACCGCTGGCGCTGCTCGCCTGACTTACATTTTGCCGACGAGGGCGCTGATTGGCCTGCGCAACATTTTATTGACCGCCACCAGAGGTACGGTGATTATGAATTCCCTGCCTCACGGATATCAACCGCTTGGCGGTAAACTACCAAAAACCCGCAATGGAGTTTTGATCGCGTTTGAGGCTGGCACAACAACACCTTACGCCCTGCAAGCAGCCGAAGCCCGTGGCGAATTATTGGTCGGACCAGGAACAGAAGTTTACGCCGGAATGATTGTCGGAATCTATAATCGCCAAGAAGATATCGAAATCAACGTTTGTAAGGCTAAGCATTTGACTAACATGCGCTCCAAATCATCAGATGGAACTGTACAATTGACGCCATTTACGCAGTTTAGCTTGGAGCAATGTATCGACTTTATCGAAGATGATGAACTTTTGGAAGTTACGCCAAAATCATTACGACTTCGCAAGCGATATCTGGACGCAAACGAGCGAAAGCGCGCCGCGAAACAATAG
- a CDS encoding ATP-dependent Clp protease proteolytic subunit — protein MPKSYLIPTVVEKSADGERAFDIYSRLLNERIIFLGEDVNEHTANSVVAQLLHLAYVDPQADISLYINSPGGSVYDGMAIYDTMNFIKPDVATYGIGLQASMGAFLLSSGAKGKRFCLPHAKVMIHQPSSGTHGKVTDMEIDMKETLEVKEMLAKIMAKNTGQKLAKVKSDMERDYWMTPDEAVKYGLIDKVLTKLS, from the coding sequence ATGCCAAAATCATATCTCATTCCAACTGTCGTTGAAAAGTCGGCCGACGGCGAGCGTGCTTTTGATATCTATTCGAGATTGTTGAATGAGAGGATTATTTTCCTTGGCGAAGATGTTAACGAGCATACCGCGAACAGCGTAGTGGCGCAATTGTTGCATTTGGCATATGTTGACCCGCAAGCTGATATATCGCTATATATCAATAGCCCAGGCGGTAGTGTTTATGACGGAATGGCAATTTACGACACGATGAATTTTATAAAGCCCGATGTGGCGACGTATGGAATTGGTTTGCAGGCAAGTATGGGGGCGTTTTTGCTCAGCTCTGGCGCTAAGGGCAAGAGGTTTTGTTTGCCGCACGCTAAGGTGATGATTCATCAGCCGTCTTCTGGAACGCACGGAAAAGTGACCGACATGGAAATTGACATGAAGGAAACTTTGGAAGTTAAGGAGATGTTAGCGAAGATTATGGCGAAAAACACCGGTCAGAAGTTGGCTAAGGTTAAGTCCGATATGGAGCGTGATTATTGGATGACGCCAGATGAGGCCGTAAAGTACGGTCTAATCGACAAAGTCTTGACTAAATTGTCGTAA
- a CDS encoding metal-sensitive transcriptional regulator codes for MDTADIKRRALHRTKIILGQMRGLEKQITDDAYCMDVLTQSLAIQKSLASLNKLILERHLRTHIADKMTSGDKAQQSKAIEELLNLYELNNIRTK; via the coding sequence ATGGATACAGCAGACATCAAACGACGAGCCCTGCACCGCACAAAGATCATATTAGGACAAATGCGCGGACTCGAGAAACAAATTACCGACGATGCGTATTGCATGGATGTTTTGACCCAAAGTCTAGCAATACAAAAATCATTAGCGTCGCTTAATAAACTTATTCTGGAACGACATCTCCGCACGCACATTGCCGATAAAATGACGTCCGGCGACAAAGCCCAACAGAGTAAAGCAATAGAAGAACTACTCAATCTATATGAATTAAATAATATAAGGACAAAATAA
- the hisS gene encoding histidine--tRNA ligase, which translates to MSSLSTQSYKGSRDYFPEEKRLQNYIFNVWHKTVESFGYEEYGAPLLEPLDIYLAKSGQELAGEQTYAFEDRGGRMVAIRPEMTPSISRMVAAKRQELAMPARLYSIANFMRYERPQRGREREFWQLNADLFGVDGAAADAEIIELSHASVMNFGAKQEMFTVRVNNRQLINRLMSQFLKLDIVGSTMMMKLLDRKNKIPAEEFKRQAIEIFGNQASEGLPKLAKMISMKSVDDLPSELMEDESVKQLREVMKLLSQKGITNAVFDVTLMRGLDYYTGMVFELFDNSPENNRALFGGGRYDGLVGLFGVEPIATVGVGMGATTMEQFLEVHGLLPKLASKTDVYIIPVSKESMAGADDLARKLRSEGVRAELDITGRKIDKQIKAALKKQIPFAVFVGEDEIASGAYTVRNLVESDEQKVGAERIVTIVKDRRYDGDEDALFEV; encoded by the coding sequence ATGAGCAGTTTATCTACACAAAGTTACAAAGGTTCGCGAGACTATTTTCCAGAGGAAAAGCGTCTGCAGAATTATATTTTTAATGTTTGGCACAAGACGGTTGAGAGTTTTGGCTATGAAGAATACGGTGCGCCGCTGTTGGAGCCGCTAGATATTTATCTGGCGAAGTCGGGTCAGGAATTGGCGGGCGAGCAAACATACGCTTTTGAGGATCGTGGTGGTCGAATGGTGGCAATTCGCCCTGAGATGACGCCGTCGATTTCTCGAATGGTGGCGGCTAAGCGTCAGGAACTGGCGATGCCTGCGCGGCTGTATTCAATTGCTAATTTTATGCGCTATGAACGGCCGCAACGTGGGCGTGAGCGTGAGTTTTGGCAATTAAATGCGGATCTGTTCGGCGTGGACGGCGCGGCGGCGGACGCGGAGATTATTGAGCTGAGCCACGCTAGCGTGATGAATTTTGGTGCTAAGCAAGAAATGTTTACGGTCAGGGTTAATAATCGCCAATTGATCAATCGTCTAATGAGTCAATTTTTGAAGCTCGATATTGTTGGTTCGACGATGATGATGAAGTTGCTTGATAGGAAAAATAAGATTCCTGCCGAAGAATTTAAGCGTCAGGCGATTGAGATTTTTGGCAATCAAGCGTCGGAAGGTCTGCCGAAGTTAGCAAAAATGATCAGCATGAAATCTGTTGATGATTTGCCGAGCGAATTGATGGAAGATGAAAGTGTCAAGCAGCTTCGCGAAGTGATGAAATTGCTTAGCCAAAAAGGCATTACGAATGCAGTGTTTGATGTTACTTTGATGCGCGGTCTGGATTATTACACGGGCATGGTTTTTGAGCTTTTTGACAATTCACCAGAGAATAACCGAGCGTTGTTTGGTGGCGGACGATATGACGGATTGGTCGGGCTATTCGGTGTTGAGCCGATTGCTACGGTTGGCGTTGGCATGGGCGCGACAACGATGGAGCAATTTTTGGAAGTGCACGGCCTATTGCCTAAATTGGCGTCTAAAACAGATGTATATATAATTCCGGTGTCAAAAGAATCTATGGCTGGCGCGGACGATTTGGCGCGAAAATTGCGCAGTGAAGGTGTGCGAGCAGAACTGGATATCACTGGTAGAAAGATTGACAAGCAGATAAAAGCGGCGTTAAAAAAGCAAATTCCGTTTGCTGTGTTCGTGGGTGAGGATGAAATTGCTAGCGGCGCATACACGGTTCGAAACTTGGTGGAATCTGATGAGCAGAAGGTTGGCGCTGAACGAATCGTGACAATTGTCAAAGATCGTCGATATGATGGCGATGAAGACGCTCTGTTTGAGGTATAG
- a CDS encoding TIGR02391 family protein: MTNKITKITRYAILEVLDTYMAIDFYGRLNEVEFWERIFNLEKLPSTDSRYPDMKSDLWQHRVNNDDWDDNWYIDKFDLLETEDAKFLKFLAEFFHPEVRDINWNTKRVLATINKNLALDGVELYAKSKVSGRDILGARNITPATQIDETPLAIIDNDFISLQINKNVYDHIKQYLINEDYFHAVDEAYKLVRSKLQEITGNEKATEVFSMNAENRKYYMQLFGKSDGTTHAEKDFFRGVGYLNLTIQFLRNEKAHTPAAALERNLAIHYISLSSLAYDLITRNETEQDDKV; this comes from the coding sequence ATGACCAATAAAATCACGAAGATAACCAGGTATGCCATCCTAGAAGTTCTGGACACTTACATGGCCATCGACTTTTATGGCAGATTAAACGAAGTAGAGTTCTGGGAGCGCATATTCAACCTAGAAAAACTACCATCTACCGACAGCCGTTACCCTGACATGAAGAGCGACCTGTGGCAGCACCGCGTGAATAACGATGATTGGGATGACAACTGGTACATTGATAAGTTTGACCTGCTGGAAACAGAAGACGCCAAGTTCCTGAAATTCCTGGCCGAGTTCTTCCATCCGGAAGTTAGAGATATAAATTGGAACACCAAAAGAGTCTTGGCGACCATCAACAAAAACTTGGCACTTGATGGCGTAGAGTTGTATGCCAAGTCAAAAGTATCAGGCCGCGACATACTGGGTGCTAGAAATATCACGCCCGCCACACAGATAGATGAAACACCGCTCGCAATTATAGACAACGACTTTATATCGCTACAGATCAACAAAAATGTTTACGACCACATCAAACAGTACTTAATCAACGAGGACTACTTCCATGCGGTGGACGAAGCATACAAATTGGTACGCAGCAAACTGCAAGAGATAACTGGCAACGAAAAAGCCACCGAAGTGTTCAGTATGAATGCCGAGAACAGAAAATACTACATGCAACTGTTTGGCAAATCGGACGGCACAACCCATGCCGAAAAAGATTTCTTCCGCGGTGTCGGTTACCTGAACCTGACCATACAATTTTTACGCAATGAAAAAGCGCACACACCGGCAGCAGCTCTTGAGCGTAACCTGGCTATTCACTACATATCGCTTTCTAGTTTGGCCTATGATTTGATTACTCGCAATGAGACAGAACAAGATGACAAGGTCTGA
- a CDS encoding TrmH family RNA methyltransferase produces MEDKRNVIDKFKGRSESEIISELDSEDHGLVIALENTERDFNMGTIVRSANAFGVRQIYVIGRRQWNKRGAMMTDKYLHITYLATTEEFVEKMRTEGREIIAIDNIPGSVNMSQTSLPKHAVLVFGQEGPGISAELAGAADKIVAIEQFGSTRSINVGAAATVAMYCWLQQNVLAENN; encoded by the coding sequence ATGGAAGATAAAAGAAACGTAATTGATAAGTTTAAGGGTCGGAGCGAATCGGAGATTATAAGCGAGCTGGATTCTGAAGATCACGGTTTGGTGATTGCGCTGGAAAATACCGAGCGGGATTTTAATATGGGGACAATTGTCAGGAGTGCCAACGCGTTTGGTGTGCGGCAGATTTATGTAATTGGGCGCAGACAATGGAATAAGCGCGGTGCGATGATGACAGATAAATATCTTCACATTACGTATCTGGCGACGACGGAAGAGTTTGTTGAGAAAATGCGGACTGAAGGCAGGGAAATTATTGCGATTGATAATATCCCAGGAAGTGTTAATATGTCGCAAACGTCGCTACCAAAGCACGCGGTTTTGGTGTTTGGGCAAGAAGGGCCGGGGATTTCTGCGGAGCTGGCTGGCGCTGCGGATAAGATTGTGGCGATTGAGCAGTTTGGTTCGACTCGCTCCATAAACGTCGGTGCGGCGGCTACCGTGGCGATGTATTGTTGGCTGCAGCAAAATGTGCTGGCGGAAAACAATTAG
- a CDS encoding FAD-binding oxidoreductase has product MNKVAKYLNEHLSGEVASQDFALSQVEIDNGLLARRPEMIVRAANMNDIRKVMRFCSQLAEKGHVLPVFVRGYGNDETGAATNKGIAIDEKTYMNRVVGIDPRQQLIHAQAGISLSAINATLSTHKGLGLPRTSYVAEGGTIGGAINTAPSGMLSGAHGRFADTIQQLEIVLSNGDVIQTGRISRRELSKKKGLSTFEGEIYREIDNLISDNAELISQMDPALPDTVGYSGISRVKQKDGSFDLTPLFIGSQGSLGVICEVIMKAQFIRPEYSVVAASYKKLPDAQSAVELAMKNKASAVEIIDGRFFRQAAVVGKVVEWAPKECFKGAVVLAIFDDFSDRARNKAAKKLTRKLESSEAIDIKTLHLEEQDLFSLHSVLALAETPSEPHMITPRVFSGILMAPEKIDSFLSELKSLEPKYGVDLPVFVDFSSDYISLHPTFDSKKVSERQKILQLLAEISQIVNKYEGSFAGFGGDGRLKANFIYKNLPDDEKQLYAKVKKIFDPAGIFNPGIKAEAQPKELAAELNAWCKLRNQA; this is encoded by the coding sequence ATGAATAAAGTTGCGAAATATTTGAATGAACATCTTAGTGGCGAAGTCGCGTCGCAGGATTTTGCATTGAGTCAAGTTGAAATTGACAATGGACTTTTAGCGCGCCGGCCAGAAATGATTGTTCGCGCGGCTAATATGAACGACATCAGGAAAGTGATGCGATTTTGTTCTCAATTGGCAGAGAAAGGTCATGTTTTACCTGTGTTTGTTCGTGGTTATGGCAATGATGAAACTGGCGCAGCGACGAATAAAGGTATTGCAATCGATGAAAAAACGTATATGAATCGTGTGGTTGGTATTGATCCTCGCCAGCAACTGATTCATGCTCAGGCGGGAATTTCTCTTTCGGCAATCAATGCGACTTTGTCTACTCATAAAGGCTTGGGTCTGCCGCGAACTTCATATGTGGCAGAAGGAGGCACAATTGGTGGCGCAATTAACACAGCTCCGTCTGGAATGTTATCTGGCGCACATGGTCGTTTTGCTGACACCATTCAGCAGCTTGAAATTGTTCTAAGTAACGGCGACGTGATCCAGACTGGGCGCATATCTCGACGTGAATTGAGTAAGAAAAAAGGCTTATCGACGTTTGAGGGCGAGATTTATCGAGAGATTGACAATTTAATCTCAGATAACGCCGAGCTGATTTCGCAAATGGATCCAGCTCTGCCAGATACGGTTGGCTACAGCGGGATTTCTCGGGTGAAGCAAAAAGACGGGTCGTTCGATTTGACGCCGCTGTTTATTGGTAGTCAGGGAAGTCTGGGTGTGATTTGCGAAGTTATTATGAAGGCACAATTTATTCGTCCAGAATATTCAGTTGTTGCCGCATCATATAAAAAGTTGCCAGACGCGCAATCAGCCGTGGAATTAGCGATGAAAAATAAGGCGTCGGCAGTGGAAATAATCGACGGGCGATTCTTCCGCCAGGCTGCGGTCGTCGGTAAAGTGGTTGAGTGGGCGCCGAAAGAATGCTTTAAGGGCGCGGTGGTCTTGGCTATCTTTGACGACTTTTCTGACAGGGCACGTAATAAAGCCGCGAAGAAATTGACTAGAAAATTGGAATCATCGGAAGCGATTGACATAAAAACTCTACATTTAGAAGAGCAGGATTTGTTCAGTTTGCATTCTGTTTTGGCTTTGGCGGAAACTCCAAGCGAGCCGCATATGATTACGCCGCGCGTATTTTCTGGGATTTTAATGGCGCCAGAAAAGATTGACAGTTTCCTTAGCGAGTTGAAGTCGCTGGAACCTAAGTACGGCGTGGATTTGCCAGTTTTTGTTGACTTTTCAAGCGATTATATTTCTTTGCATCCGACGTTTGACAGTAAAAAGGTAAGTGAGCGCCAGAAGATTCTTCAGTTGTTAGCGGAAATTTCTCAGATTGTTAATAAGTATGAAGGTTCTTTTGCGGGCTTTGGTGGTGACGGAAGATTGAAGGCTAACTTTATCTATAAAAATCTGCCAGATGATGAAAAACAATTATACGCAAAGGTGAAAAAAATCTTTGATCCAGCTGGAATTTTTAACCCAGGAATTAAAGCGGAGGCCCAGCCGAAGGAGTTGGCGGCGGAATTAAACGCGTGGTGTAAGCTGCGTAATCAAGCTTGA
- a CDS encoding slipin family protein, giving the protein MGAFVIIILVFTGLYVLSGIKIVNQYQRGVVLTLGRFTGVREPGLRVVIPGLQTMMLVDIRSTPIDVPKQEVITKDNVTVGVDAVVYFRVINAPKAVLETTNYIYATSQFAQAALRDVTGNVDMDDLLAKREEISQQIKEIVDAETDKWGIDVENVKIQNIELPGDMKRAMAKQAEAERERRANIINADGEKAAAETLAQAAEILAKTQGAINLRTLNTLERISTEPSQKTMMLFPIELIDAIRGGKK; this is encoded by the coding sequence ATGGGAGCATTTGTAATAATAATTTTAGTATTCACGGGACTTTACGTACTTAGTGGCATTAAAATTGTCAATCAATATCAGCGTGGCGTGGTTTTAACGCTTGGGCGATTTACTGGCGTTCGCGAACCAGGATTAAGAGTCGTCATTCCAGGATTGCAGACGATGATGTTGGTCGATATTCGCTCAACTCCAATTGACGTTCCAAAACAAGAAGTTATCACCAAGGATAACGTCACGGTCGGCGTTGATGCGGTGGTTTATTTCCGAGTTATCAATGCGCCAAAAGCCGTACTGGAAACCACGAACTATATTTACGCGACTAGTCAATTTGCCCAAGCGGCACTGCGTGACGTCACCGGTAACGTTGATATGGACGATTTGCTTGCCAAGCGCGAAGAGATTTCCCAGCAAATCAAGGAAATCGTTGATGCCGAAACTGACAAGTGGGGTATCGATGTCGAGAACGTTAAGATTCAGAATATCGAACTTCCTGGCGATATGAAGCGCGCCATGGCCAAACAAGCCGAAGCAGAGCGCGAGCGCCGCGCCAATATCATCAACGCTGACGGTGAAAAAGCCGCAGCCGAGACATTAGCTCAAGCCGCAGAAATCCTAGCAAAGACTCAAGGAGCTATCAATCTGCGAACATTGAATACCTTAGAGCGAATCTCCACGGAGCCAAGCCAAAAGACGATGATGCTATTCCCTATCGAACTCATCGACGCAATTCGTGGTGGCAAAAAATAG
- a CDS encoding replication-associated recombination protein A, whose amino-acid sequence MSDSRQPLAERMRPQTLDEVIGQSHLLGEGELLRRIVKNGEPVSLILWGPPGTGKTTLARIIAREVKAEFIELSAVTSGKKDVEQVIEHARQNWNLGLRTILFVDEIHRFNKAQQDAFLPHVESGLITLIGATTENPSFEVITPLLSRSRVLVLQRLTKDEIISVLKRALKVLKKSKQVSPKALDYLAELSDGDARVALGNLELALSFNEKVTPEVVKAAAQKRLPGYDKKGDSHYDVISAFIKSLRGSDATAATYYLARMIDAGEDPKFIARRMVIFASEDIGLAGNGALSLAIATFEAVERVGLPEAKYNLFHCAIALARSQKSREITDLMHGAFELARKYPNSPVPLHLRNAPTKLMKDLGYNKGYKWQAGFKHDKGFLPEEIKDVV is encoded by the coding sequence ATGAGTGATAGTAGGCAGCCACTGGCTGAACGGATGAGGCCGCAGACGCTGGACGAGGTGATAGGGCAGAGTCATTTGCTTGGCGAGGGCGAGTTATTGAGGCGGATTGTTAAGAATGGCGAGCCGGTCAGTTTGATATTGTGGGGTCCGCCGGGAACTGGAAAAACGACGTTGGCGCGGATTATTGCACGTGAGGTGAAGGCGGAGTTTATTGAGTTGTCAGCAGTTACAAGCGGAAAAAAAGACGTTGAACAAGTGATTGAACATGCTCGTCAAAATTGGAATTTAGGACTCAGGACAATTCTATTCGTTGACGAAATTCATCGCTTTAATAAGGCGCAGCAAGACGCGTTTTTGCCGCACGTTGAGAGTGGACTAATTACGTTAATCGGTGCGACGACCGAGAATCCGAGCTTTGAAGTCATCACGCCGCTGCTGTCGCGTTCACGGGTTTTGGTTCTCCAGCGATTGACAAAAGACGAAATTATATCGGTATTAAAAAGAGCGCTGAAAGTCTTGAAAAAGTCTAAGCAAGTTTCGCCCAAAGCTCTGGACTATTTGGCGGAATTATCGGACGGCGATGCAAGGGTGGCGTTGGGCAATTTGGAATTGGCGCTGAGTTTTAATGAAAAAGTAACGCCGGAAGTGGTTAAGGCGGCGGCTCAGAAGCGGCTTCCGGGCTATGATAAAAAAGGCGATTCGCATTACGATGTGATTTCCGCTTTTATCAAGTCATTGCGGGGCAGTGACGCGACGGCTGCGACGTATTATTTGGCGCGAATGATTGACGCGGGCGAAGATCCGAAGTTTATTGCTCGGCGAATGGTGATTTTTGCGTCGGAAGATATCGGGCTGGCGGGTAATGGTGCGCTGAGTTTGGCAATTGCAACGTTTGAGGCTGTTGAGCGCGTCGGTCTTCCGGAGGCGAAGTACAATTTATTCCATTGCGCTATTGCGTTGGCTCGTAGTCAGAAATCGCGTGAAATTACCGATTTAATGCACGGCGCTTTTGAACTGGCACGTAAATATCCGAATTCTCCCGTGCCGTTACATCTCAGGAATGCTCCGACCAAATTGATGAAAGATTTGGGCTATAACAAGGGCTACAAATGGCAAGCTGGCTTTAAGCACGACAAAGGATTTTTACCAGAGGAAATTAAGGATGTGGTATAA